A stretch of DNA from Thermococcus sp. Bubb.Bath:
CTTGTCATACTCGCGATAAGCAAGACCGAGAGATACGAGGTGGGAGAATGAAGCGAGACGTTTACGTTGCGGTTTCCTTCCTGCTGGCGTTCCTTGTAATCTCGTACGCGGTAACGGTAAAGGACGTCCTCGGGATAGCCCAGAACCCGCTCCGCCCCCTCGGCGAGTTCTACCTGAGTCACGCCTTCGCCCGCGAGGGCCTGACGAGCCACAGCCCAGAGGTGGTAACCGCTATAGTATGGAACTACCGTGGGTTCGATACCCTCTTTGAGACCTTCGTTTTTTTCTTGGCTATCATGGGTGCTTTGAGCGTGCTTAGGCTTACCAAGGAGCAGGAGAAGGGGGTGCATGACCTCGAGGCGAGGGAACCCCACAGGCAGATGGATTTGATAGTCAGGGCAACGGTAAAGCTCGTCGTTATAATGATCGTCTCAATTTCGGCTTCGATAGCCCTACACGGCCATCTGACACCCGGCGGAGGCTTTCAGGGAGGCTCGGCCATGGCAGTGGCTTCACTTCTCCTCTTTGCGGCCTTCAGCAAGTTCACCCTGGAGAGGAAGGGTCTAACGTTGAAGCACACCGTCTCAGCCTACGCCCTCGGCCTGGCGCTCATCCTGGCGACCGTCCTCGCCCCGGTTTTCCTCTACGGCGGAAAAGTCCTCCAGATAAACCTCCTCCCTGGAGAGACCGGCCTCTTCAACCTCGACGTTGGCGAGTACACCGCGGTTACCTTTGGTTTTCTGACGGTGTTCTTAGTCCTTGGGGTCTCCGAGTGGATATTCAAGAGCGTCCTCAGGAGGGAGGTCCAGTGATAGCAAGCTTCTTTATCTTATACATCACAATAACGCTCTTCGCAATGACTTTCCTGGGAATATACGGTGTTGCAACCCGTTCCAACCTCATCAAGAAGATAATCATGCTCAATGTGATGGGCGATGCGATAAACATGCTCTTCATCCTCATCGGCTACCGCCTCGTTTACCCCGTCTTCCCGCCGATATACGAGAAGCACCTGACGGTCGAGGAGTTCCTGAGCAGGGCCGTTGATCCAGTTCCTCAAGCCTTAGTGCTAACTGCCGTCGTCATTGGAATGGCCATGAACATACTCCTGACGACGTATGCAATCCAGTTCTACCGCCTCCACGGAACCGTCGACGCCCGCGACATGGCCGAAATAATGAGGGAGGAGAGAGAATGAAGGTTAGGTTCTCTCCAGGGACGTTCCTGATAGCGCTCGCCGTTTACCTGTTCTACACAGGCTCGGTCAGTGAGTACGACCTGATAACCGGAAGTATCGTCGCACTCATAATCTCCCTCATAGTCGGCCACTGGCTCATAGAGAACGACCTTAAGTTCTTCTCGCCGAAAAGGTGGTTCTATGCGATCATCTACGGCCTTAGGTACTTCCTGATAGAAGAGACGAAAACACACATCGACGTTGCCAAGAGGGTCTTCACCCTGAAGACCAACCCGGGAATCGTTAGAATCCCCCTCGAAGTCGAGAACGACTACGGAAAGGTTCTCGTGGCCAACTCGATAACCAACACCCCCGGAACTGTTGTCGTTGACATCAGCGACGACGGAAAGTGGCTTTACGTCCACTGGATTGACGTGAGCACGCTCGATGAGAAGGAGATCAAGGAGAACGTTGTCGTTTACTTTGAGGACTACGCGAAGAAAATATTCGACTGAGGTGAGAGTATGGAGGTTGGAATAGTCCCTGTAATACCGCTCAGCTTTGCGTTCTTCCTCCCCTTTATAGACTTCGCAACTGGAAAGAACAGAAAAGTCGTGATAGCCTACGTCCTAACCTCCCAAACGGTGGCTCTCCTCGCTGGAATCGAGCTCTTCAGGATGGCCTACTCATCAAATGGGCCCCTAGTTTACGCTTTCGGGAACTGGATAGCGCCGATAGGCATCGTCTTTGAGGTTGACAGGCTCTCCGCGACGCTGGTTTTGACCGCGACCTTCGGCTTTCTGATGGCTGGAATATACTCAGTTAGATTCATTAGAGAGCACGGTCTGGAGTTCTTCTACACCTTCCTCCTCGGCCTTGAGGCCGGAACTCTGGGGGCTTTCATGACGGGCGATGCCTTCAACCTCTTCGTCATGCTTGAGGTTCTCGGCGCTTCTGCCTACGCTATAGTCGGCTTCTACAGGAACAGGAGCGAGAGCATCGAGGGTGCCTTCAAGTACGGGATAAGCGGTGCCGTGGCGACGAGCCTGTACTTTCTGGCGCTCGGCTTCCTCTACGCCTCCTTCGGGACGGTTAACATGGCCGATTTAAGCGCCAAGTTCCATGGCATAAGCTTCCCTGTCACGGTGAAGGTATTCGGAGATCCAACTTTAGCCCTCGGAATCTTTTTTGCCCTGACCATAGCGATGGTCCTCGTCAAGAGCGCCATCTTCCCGGGCCACTACTGGCTTCCAGATGCCTACCAAGGTGCCCCAATACCCGTCGGCGCTGTCCTCAGCGGCTTCGTTGAGGTCGTTGGGATATACGCCCTCATGAGGTTCCTCTATACCATATTCCAGGGTGTCTCCTTCTCCTACTGGCTTTCGCTGGTCTTTTTCACGCTCGGAACCGCGACGGCCTTCCTCGGCTCGCTGATGATGCTGGTTCAGAAAGATGTCAAGAGGATCATAGCATACTCGACGATACTCCACATGGGCTACCTCTTCATGACCCTCGGCGTTGGGACGGAGCTGGCGGTTTTGGCCATAAACTTCCACATAGTGAACCACGCCATAGCCAAGATGCTCCTCTTCTTCACGGTTGGGGCCTTCATCTACACGACCGGGAAGACTAAGATAGACGAGTTAGCCGGCGTCGGAAAGAGCATGCCTGTAACGACCTTCCTCTTTGGTCTGGCAACCCTAAACCTCGTTGGAGTCCCGCCGCTCAGCGTCTTCTTCAGCAAGATGCTTATCTTTGACGCCCTGATGCAGAAGAGCGTCTGGCTTGCTTCAGTTGTCATAATCACGAGCGCTATAGCGGCCTGGGCCTACTTTAAGCTCTTCATAAACCTCTGGCGCGGAAAGCCTAGCGAGGGGCACGGACACGGGGATCACGAAGAGCGCGAGGAACACGCTAATGACGTTCACGAAATAAAAGAGGACTGGACGCTCACATCCGTGAACATCGTCTTAGCTCTCCTTGTAATACTCCTCGGCATCCTCGCTCCGGTGCTGATAGACAGTTATTTCCACCAGGCGGCGGTTCAGGTGATGGACTATCATGCCTACATAGGGGCCGTGAAGAAGCTGGCAGAGGCAGTTCTGGCAGGTGCGTGAGCTTTTCTCTTGTTTTTTCCAAATTTACCGGCCCTTGTAGCATAGAAATGGGAGAGATTGAAAAAGGAGGATCAGGTAAAGTACAGAACTGCCAAAGTAAGGACGTAGAGGAGCATCACGCTTCTAAAGACGCTCCAGCCGAGCATTTTGATGTCTTCTATTTTCGAGACGTAGTTCTCCTCCCTGAGGTTCTTCACAAGTCTAACCGTCGGCTCGATGAGGGTTATAATCAAATAAGGATTATACGCCAGAACCCCGAAGATTGGGAGCCATGCCATCAGAGGGTACTTCTTCGGGAACTTCCTGAAGGCCAGCCTTGTTTCGACGTAGGCCGCTCCGATCGCCTCGTAATAGGCCAGAACCAGCCAGAAAATGAAGACCTTGTCGCTGAAGGGCTTCCCTGAGACGGCCGGGGCGAAAAGGGCTGGAACTGCCGGCAGAAGGTTTCCAAGGGCGTAGGTGACCGGGTGCTTCCAGCCTTTAGCTCGTGAGAAAGCGAAGTGAAGGGCAAAGAGAACAATGACTACCGCCGGAGGCATGAAGAGCGGGTTATCAAGTGCTGGCCTGAAAACATCGGTGCCGAACCAGTAAAATGCAGGAAGAATGTACGCCAAA
This window harbors:
- a CDS encoding Na(+)/H(+) antiporter subunit B; its protein translation is MKRDVYVAVSFLLAFLVISYAVTVKDVLGIAQNPLRPLGEFYLSHAFAREGLTSHSPEVVTAIVWNYRGFDTLFETFVFFLAIMGALSVLRLTKEQEKGVHDLEAREPHRQMDLIVRATVKLVVIMIVSISASIALHGHLTPGGGFQGGSAMAVASLLLFAAFSKFTLERKGLTLKHTVSAYALGLALILATVLAPVFLYGGKVLQINLLPGETGLFNLDVGEYTAVTFGFLTVFLVLGVSEWIFKSVLRREVQ
- a CDS encoding sodium:proton antiporter yields the protein MIASFFILYITITLFAMTFLGIYGVATRSNLIKKIIMLNVMGDAINMLFILIGYRLVYPVFPPIYEKHLTVEEFLSRAVDPVPQALVLTAVVIGMAMNILLTTYAIQFYRLHGTVDARDMAEIMREERE
- a CDS encoding Na+/H+ antiporter subunit E, whose translation is MKVRFSPGTFLIALAVYLFYTGSVSEYDLITGSIVALIISLIVGHWLIENDLKFFSPKRWFYAIIYGLRYFLIEETKTHIDVAKRVFTLKTNPGIVRIPLEVENDYGKVLVANSITNTPGTVVVDISDDGKWLYVHWIDVSTLDEKEIKENVVVYFEDYAKKIFD
- a CDS encoding proton-conducting transporter membrane subunit produces the protein MEVGIVPVIPLSFAFFLPFIDFATGKNRKVVIAYVLTSQTVALLAGIELFRMAYSSNGPLVYAFGNWIAPIGIVFEVDRLSATLVLTATFGFLMAGIYSVRFIREHGLEFFYTFLLGLEAGTLGAFMTGDAFNLFVMLEVLGASAYAIVGFYRNRSESIEGAFKYGISGAVATSLYFLALGFLYASFGTVNMADLSAKFHGISFPVTVKVFGDPTLALGIFFALTIAMVLVKSAIFPGHYWLPDAYQGAPIPVGAVLSGFVEVVGIYALMRFLYTIFQGVSFSYWLSLVFFTLGTATAFLGSLMMLVQKDVKRIIAYSTILHMGYLFMTLGVGTELAVLAINFHIVNHAIAKMLLFFTVGAFIYTTGKTKIDELAGVGKSMPVTTFLFGLATLNLVGVPPLSVFFSKMLIFDALMQKSVWLASVVIITSAIAAWAYFKLFINLWRGKPSEGHGHGDHEEREEHANDVHEIKEDWTLTSVNIVLALLVILLGILAPVLIDSYFHQAAVQVMDYHAYIGAVKKLAEAVLAGA